From Candidatus Obscuribacterales bacterium, a single genomic window includes:
- a CDS encoding DUF760 domain-containing protein: MVFNPDNSDFFSGNAEEDQANQLLSYLQNQPPEVLARVAKSVSPEIRQIISQNVQGLVGVLPSESFNVQITTDRENLAGLLASAMMTGYFLRRMEQRMELEDSVMGSFSMRRRSGFDPFPDSDT; encoded by the coding sequence TGGTTTTTAACCCTGACAACAGCGATTTCTTCAGTGGCAACGCCGAAGAGGACCAAGCGAACCAACTGCTGAGCTACCTGCAAAACCAGCCGCCGGAAGTTCTGGCGCGCGTGGCTAAATCTGTGAGCCCAGAAATTAGGCAGATTATTTCGCAAAATGTTCAGGGATTGGTCGGTGTGCTGCCGTCTGAATCCTTTAATGTGCAAATTACAACCGATCGGGAAAATCTGGCCGGTCTCCTTGCGTCTGCCATGATGACGGGCTACTTTCTGCGCCGCATGGAGCAGCGGATGGAACTGGAAGATAGCGTGATGGGGTCCTTCTCCATGCGCCGTCGGTCAGGCTTTGACCCCTTCCCGGATTCCGACACCTAA
- a CDS encoding LysR substrate-binding domain-containing protein: MIHATLHQFKVFEATARHGSFTRAAEELFLTQPTVSMQVKQLTKAIGLPLFEQVGKRLYLTEAGKALFATCKDIFTNLDQLEMTVADLKGMKQGQLRLAVITTAKYFVPRLLGPFCRMYPGIDVSLTVTNHERVIDRLSNNQDDLYVMSQLPTNLDCEAESFLDNPLVVLAPTNHPLAGQRNIPIQRLNDEPFIMRESGSGTRRAVESLFDRENVSVKVRLELGSNEAIKQAIAGGLGLSVLSHHTLTPEGSHSDLTVLDVEGFPISRQWYVVHLGGKQLSVVAATFLQYLQEEAPKLSPIPALAHSSK; the protein is encoded by the coding sequence GTGATCCACGCTACCTTGCATCAATTTAAAGTCTTTGAAGCAACGGCCCGCCATGGCAGCTTCACCCGGGCCGCAGAGGAGCTATTCCTCACCCAGCCCACAGTGTCTATGCAAGTCAAGCAACTAACCAAGGCTATTGGTTTGCCGCTCTTTGAGCAAGTCGGCAAGCGCCTCTATCTGACGGAAGCTGGCAAGGCGCTGTTTGCAACCTGTAAGGACATTTTCACCAATCTGGATCAGCTAGAGATGACGGTTGCAGATTTGAAGGGGATGAAGCAAGGGCAGCTTCGTCTAGCGGTGATTACAACAGCCAAGTATTTTGTGCCGCGCCTTCTAGGCCCTTTCTGCCGCATGTATCCTGGCATTGATGTGTCGTTGACAGTCACCAATCATGAACGGGTCATTGACCGATTATCGAACAATCAAGATGATCTTTATGTCATGAGTCAGTTACCAACCAATCTAGATTGTGAAGCTGAATCCTTCCTAGACAATCCCTTGGTCGTTTTGGCTCCCACCAACCATCCCTTAGCGGGGCAACGCAATATTCCCATTCAGCGCTTAAATGATGAACCGTTTATTATGCGGGAATCCGGATCGGGAACGCGGCGCGCGGTGGAAAGTTTGTTTGATCGGGAAAATGTCTCGGTGAAAGTCCGGTTAGAGCTAGGCAGCAATGAGGCGATTAAGCAAGCGATCGCTGGCGGTCTGGGGTTATCCGTTCTATCCCACCACACCCTCACCCCGGAAGGGTCTCATAGCGATCTCACCGTGCTGGATGTCGAAGGCTTCCCCATTTCCCGCCAGTGGTATGTGGTGCATCTGGGAGGAAAGCAATTGTCGGTGGTGGCCGCTACTTTCTTGCAGTACCTCCAAGAGGAGGCTCCCAAGCTATCTCCCATCCCAGCCCTAGCCCATTCGTCTAAGTAG
- a CDS encoding pentapeptide repeat-containing protein: MPSSPSDQNSPNKPEAEALSPTPASPSESGVGAFLRAMIQVIRSIKIPREAIGAVVGASITAFATLSIAIVNLLNGFNEQLNRPFQIQDSLSKTQLTADYYRQTALSTYLSAAGMVLMQTHDHRTLEQLATLRALTHATLRELNAERKRYVVMLLQDAQVLTWRPEDNQDIGRPAFLSQANLIGANLEGLDLQGTDLRGADLRAVNFRYANLNHTHLTGANLTGADLRSADLSNADLERVELLNACYNGRTVLDVNIDPTTAGMKKVTESDICTPEVPSSSDPVST, from the coding sequence ATGCCATCATCTCCCTCGGATCAGAATTCCCCCAACAAACCGGAGGCAGAAGCACTCTCCCCGACTCCAGCTTCGCCTTCAGAGTCTGGAGTCGGAGCATTTCTTCGGGCTATGATTCAGGTAATTCGCTCGATCAAAATTCCCCGAGAAGCGATCGGGGCTGTGGTTGGCGCATCTATCACAGCCTTTGCAACCCTATCTATTGCGATTGTTAATCTCCTCAATGGGTTTAATGAGCAGCTGAATCGTCCTTTTCAGATTCAAGACTCCCTCAGCAAAACCCAACTCACCGCTGACTACTATCGGCAGACGGCTCTGTCGACCTATCTCAGTGCGGCTGGCATGGTGCTCATGCAAACCCATGACCATCGCACGCTAGAACAATTGGCTACTCTACGGGCCCTCACCCATGCCACCCTGCGGGAGCTGAATGCAGAGCGCAAGCGTTATGTGGTGATGTTGTTGCAGGATGCGCAGGTGCTCACTTGGCGACCGGAAGACAATCAGGATATAGGGCGTCCAGCCTTTCTCTCTCAGGCCAACCTGATTGGTGCCAATTTGGAAGGGCTAGATCTTCAAGGCACAGACCTACGAGGGGCAGATCTGCGCGCCGTTAACTTTCGCTATGCCAACCTCAACCATACTCACCTCACGGGAGCCAATCTCACGGGGGCAGATCTGCGCAGTGCGGATTTGAGTAACGCTGATTTGGAGCGCGTTGAATTGCTGAATGCTTGCTACAACGGGCGGACGGTGTTGGATGTCAATATTGATCCGACAACGGCAGGCATGAAAAAAGTTACCGAAAGTGATATCTGTACGCCGGAAGTGCCCAGTTCGTCGGATCCCGTATCAACCTAA
- the rplL gene encoding 50S ribosomal protein L7/L12, protein MSAKTDEILEQLKSLSLLEASELVSQIEEAFGVDASAPAGGMPMMMAAPAGAAVAAEEVEEQTEFDLVLEDVPADKKIAILKVVRALTGLGLKEAKDLVEAAPKAVKEAITKEAAEDAKKQLEEVGAKVAIK, encoded by the coding sequence ATGTCTGCAAAGACTGACGAAATTCTAGAACAGCTTAAGTCTCTTTCTCTCCTTGAAGCCTCTGAACTGGTTTCACAAATTGAAGAAGCCTTTGGTGTTGATGCATCTGCTCCTGCTGGTGGTATGCCCATGATGATGGCAGCTCCTGCTGGTGCTGCTGTTGCCGCTGAGGAAGTGGAAGAGCAAACCGAATTCGACTTGGTGTTGGAAGACGTTCCTGCTGATAAGAAGATTGCCATCCTCAAGGTGGTGCGTGCCCTCACCGGTTTGGGTCTGAAAGAAGCTAAGGACTTGGTTGAAGCAGCTCCTAAGGCTGTCAAAGAGGCCATCACCAAGGAAGCAGCTGAAGATGCTAAGAAGCAACTGGAAGAAGTTGGCGCTAAGGTAGCCATCAAGTAG
- the rplJ gene encoding 50S ribosomal protein L10: MGRTLADKKALVAELKQELSEAQLALVIDFKGLSVSEITELRNQLRQTGASCRVAKNTLMNIAIAEDPNWQPMQTFLQESSAFLLLKDDLGGAIKAYQAFQKATKKTVLRGGVMEGRALSEDDVKAITELPSKEELIARIARAINSIPTKIAVGVNAVPTKLAVGIKEVPSSLVRAIKAVSEKEGDADAG, encoded by the coding sequence ATGGGTAGAACGCTAGCCGATAAAAAGGCTCTTGTTGCTGAACTAAAGCAAGAACTGAGCGAAGCTCAACTAGCTTTGGTCATCGATTTTAAAGGTTTGTCCGTTTCAGAAATTACTGAACTACGCAACCAGCTACGCCAGACCGGTGCAAGCTGTCGGGTCGCCAAGAATACCTTGATGAACATTGCCATTGCGGAAGATCCCAATTGGCAACCCATGCAGACATTCCTGCAAGAATCCTCCGCGTTTTTGTTGCTCAAGGATGATTTAGGTGGAGCTATCAAGGCTTACCAAGCATTTCAAAAGGCGACCAAAAAAACTGTCCTACGGGGCGGGGTGATGGAAGGTCGGGCTCTTAGCGAAGATGACGTTAAGGCCATTACCGAGCTACCCAGTAAGGAAGAGCTAATTGCTCGTATTGCTCGGGCTATCAACTCTATCCCAACCAAGATTGCCGTTGGCGTCAACGCCGTACCTACGAAGTTGGCGGTTGGGATCAAGGAAGTTCCATCATCGCTGGTACGGGCTATCAAGGCTGTATCCGAAAAAGAGGGTGACGCCGACGCCGGCTAG
- the rplA gene encoding 50S ribosomal protein L1 — protein MTKKLSRRLKELYAKVEDRPYEPVEALKLLQETATAKFPESAEAHIRLGIDPKYTDQQLRTTVALPKGTGQTVRVAVIARGEKVAEAANAGADLSGSEELIADIQKGMLDFEVLVATPDMMPQVAKLGRMLGPKGLMPSPKGGTVTFDVAKAIEEFKAGKLEFRADRTGIVHVLFGKAGFPTEDLLTNLKALQECIDRNRPSGAKGRYWRSIHVSSTMGPSIEVDISALRDLKAADVV, from the coding sequence ATGACGAAGAAGTTATCCCGTCGCTTGAAAGAGCTGTACGCCAAGGTTGAAGACCGCCCCTATGAGCCGGTTGAGGCCCTGAAGCTGCTGCAGGAAACCGCTACAGCTAAATTTCCTGAGTCGGCTGAGGCCCATATCCGCCTTGGTATTGATCCAAAATATACCGACCAACAGTTAAGAACTACCGTTGCTCTACCTAAGGGAACAGGACAGACCGTGCGCGTGGCTGTCATTGCCCGTGGTGAAAAGGTGGCTGAAGCAGCCAATGCTGGCGCTGACCTCAGTGGTTCTGAAGAGCTGATTGCTGATATTCAAAAAGGCATGTTGGACTTTGAGGTTTTGGTGGCAACGCCAGACATGATGCCGCAGGTTGCTAAGCTAGGTCGGATGCTTGGTCCTAAGGGGCTGATGCCGTCGCCTAAGGGTGGAACAGTGACCTTTGACGTGGCAAAAGCAATTGAAGAGTTTAAAGCAGGGAAGCTAGAATTTCGGGCTGACCGGACAGGCATCGTCCATGTGCTGTTTGGTAAGGCAGGATTTCCTACCGAAGATCTCTTGACGAACCTCAAGGCTCTGCAAGAATGTATCGATCGTAATCGCCCGTCCGGCGCTAAGGGTCGCTACTGGCGCAGTATCCATGTGTCGTCTACCATGGGGCCGTCCATCGAGGTAGATATTAGTGCGCTGCGCGATCTGAAAGCTGCGGATGTCGTCTAG
- the rplK gene encoding 50S ribosomal protein L11, translated as MAKKVVALIKLAISAGKANPAPPIGPALGQHGVNIMMFCKEYNARTADQVGLVVPVEISVYEDRSFTFILKTPPASVLIKKAIGIDKGSGEPNSKKVGTITRAQLQEIAQVKMPDLNANDIEAAMKIVEGTARNMGVTLAD; from the coding sequence ATGGCAAAGAAAGTTGTTGCACTAATCAAGCTAGCCATTTCGGCTGGCAAAGCGAACCCTGCTCCTCCCATTGGACCAGCCTTGGGGCAGCATGGGGTGAACATCATGATGTTCTGTAAAGAATATAATGCCCGTACCGCTGATCAAGTGGGTCTGGTGGTGCCGGTAGAAATCTCCGTTTATGAAGATCGGAGCTTTACCTTCATCCTCAAGACGCCTCCTGCTTCCGTCTTGATTAAGAAGGCGATCGGTATTGATAAAGGTTCGGGTGAACCCAACAGCAAGAAAGTTGGCACCATCACTCGGGCTCAGCTTCAGGAAATTGCTCAGGTGAAAATGCCTGACCTGAATGCTAATGATATCGAAGCCGCGATGAAAATTGTTGAAGGAACTGCCCGCAACATGGGTGTTACCCTCGCGGACTAA
- the nusG gene encoding transcription termination/antitermination protein NusG, whose product MTFTPDESELQDNQFGSDESNLNESDPEQGEAKDIRRSARWYAVQVASGCEKRVKLNLEQRLGMLDVANRIFQIEIPQTPILKPTKAGKPKEIAEKVFPGYVLVRMVMDNETWQVVKNTPNVINFVGAEQRTRTGRSRGHVKPMPLGHAEVERIFKQAQEQRPVVKVDMVAGDKIMVLSGPFKDFEGEVIEVSPERSKLKALLSIFGRDTPVELEFNQIQKQS is encoded by the coding sequence ATGACATTCACGCCAGACGAATCCGAATTGCAAGATAATCAGTTCGGTTCAGACGAATCAAACTTGAATGAATCAGACCCTGAGCAGGGAGAGGCGAAAGACATTCGTCGCTCTGCTCGTTGGTATGCTGTGCAAGTTGCATCTGGCTGTGAAAAGCGCGTCAAGCTTAACCTTGAGCAACGCTTGGGTATGCTTGACGTGGCAAACCGCATCTTCCAGATCGAGATTCCTCAAACCCCTATCCTTAAGCCTACGAAAGCTGGTAAGCCTAAGGAGATTGCTGAGAAAGTTTTTCCTGGCTATGTGTTGGTTCGCATGGTTATGGACAATGAAACTTGGCAGGTTGTCAAGAATACTCCCAATGTGATCAACTTTGTCGGGGCAGAACAGCGAACCCGTACAGGGCGATCGCGTGGGCACGTGAAGCCCATGCCCTTGGGGCACGCCGAAGTTGAGCGGATCTTTAAGCAGGCTCAAGAACAGCGTCCTGTGGTGAAAGTCGATATGGTGGCTGGAGACAAAATTATGGTTTTGTCTGGGCCATTTAAGGACTTTGAAGGCGAGGTGATTGAGGTTAGCCCTGAGCGCAGTAAGCTGAAGGCGCTCCTTTCAATCTTCGGGCGAGATACCCCCGTCGAGCTGGAATTCAATCAAATTCAGAAACAGAGTTGA
- the secE gene encoding preprotein translocase subunit SecE gives MAEKGKATPAAVEEATSQFNASEFLKGTKEELDKVVWPSRQQLISESIAVILMVSLSATIIYFIDKLFSWAAKQVF, from the coding sequence ATGGCTGAAAAAGGCAAGGCAACTCCAGCAGCAGTAGAAGAAGCAACTTCACAGTTCAATGCGTCTGAATTTTTGAAGGGTACGAAAGAGGAGCTTGATAAAGTCGTTTGGCCAAGCCGCCAACAGCTCATCAGTGAATCCATTGCTGTCATCTTAATGGTCAGCCTCTCAGCCACAATCATCTACTTTATAGATAAGTTGTTTAGTTGGGCGGCAAAGCAGGTATTCTAA
- the rplS gene encoding 50S ribosomal protein L19, with protein sequence MNTQEIIRSVEAVHIKSDLPVLYVGDTIRVGVRISEGGKERVQPYEGTIIAMRNGGINETITVRRVFQGIGVERVFMLHSPRVDTIKVIRRGKARRAKLYYLRDRVGKATRLKQRFDRAL encoded by the coding sequence ATGAACACTCAAGAGATCATCCGCTCTGTTGAAGCGGTACATATCAAATCGGATCTGCCTGTCCTTTATGTCGGCGACACGATTCGTGTCGGTGTTCGTATTAGTGAAGGTGGAAAAGAGCGGGTTCAGCCCTACGAGGGAACGATCATCGCTATGCGGAATGGTGGCATTAACGAAACCATCACCGTGCGTCGTGTCTTCCAAGGTATTGGCGTAGAGCGAGTCTTTATGCTTCACTCGCCTCGAGTAGACACCATCAAAGTGATTCGCCGAGGCAAGGCCCGTCGTGCTAAGCTATACTACTTGCGCGATCGCGTTGGTAAGGCTACTCGCCTCAAGCAGCGGTTCGATCGAGCACTGTAG
- a CDS encoding transaldolase: MTKSLLEQLREMTVVVADTGDIQAIKKVKPQDATTNPSLITAAAQMPEYQEIVDKTLAQAQQDAGADASQKDIVTLAFDRLAVAFGLKILDIIPGRVSTEVDARLSYDTEATIAKAHDLIAQYKAAGVSSDRILIKIAATWEGIKAAEQLEKEGIHCNLTLMFGLHQAIACADAGVTLISPFVGRILDWYKKDTGRDSYPAAEDPGVLSVTQIYNYYKKFGHKTEIMGASFRNLGEITELAGCDLLTISPSLLEQLDSTIAELPRKLDPKKAAQSDLEAIQIDKATFESMHRADRMASDKLDEGIQGFSKALVALEELLAERLSRIDGSDIVSHAAEDVFRAYDLDGDGFITREEWMGSDAVFDALDLNHDGKITPEEMGAGLGAAFRLAKV, translated from the coding sequence ATGACTAAGAGCCTACTTGAACAACTTCGTGAGATGACGGTGGTCGTCGCCGACACCGGTGATATTCAAGCCATTAAAAAGGTGAAGCCCCAAGACGCCACGACCAACCCTTCGCTGATCACAGCGGCGGCTCAAATGCCGGAATATCAGGAAATTGTGGATAAAACCTTGGCCCAAGCCCAGCAAGATGCGGGAGCTGATGCCAGCCAGAAAGACATTGTCACCCTAGCCTTCGATCGCCTTGCGGTGGCCTTTGGTTTGAAAATTCTTGACATTATTCCGGGGCGAGTGTCCACAGAAGTCGATGCGCGGCTCTCCTACGATACCGAGGCCACCATTGCTAAGGCCCATGATTTGATTGCCCAATACAAGGCGGCAGGGGTATCCAGCGATCGCATTTTGATCAAGATTGCCGCCACCTGGGAAGGCATCAAGGCGGCCGAACAGCTTGAGAAAGAAGGTATCCACTGCAACCTCACGCTGATGTTTGGGCTACACCAAGCGATCGCCTGCGCCGATGCCGGAGTCACCCTGATTTCTCCTTTCGTAGGACGCATCCTGGACTGGTATAAGAAAGATACAGGGCGAGATTCCTATCCTGCTGCAGAAGATCCGGGTGTTCTCTCGGTGACCCAGATTTATAACTACTACAAAAAATTTGGCCACAAGACCGAAATTATGGGCGCTAGCTTCCGCAACCTAGGAGAAATCACTGAACTAGCCGGCTGTGACCTGCTCACCATTTCTCCCAGCTTGCTGGAACAGTTGGATTCCACCATCGCTGAGCTACCCCGGAAGCTCGATCCCAAGAAGGCAGCCCAGTCTGATCTTGAAGCCATCCAGATCGACAAAGCTACCTTTGAGTCCATGCATCGTGCTGACCGTATGGCTTCTGACAAGCTAGATGAAGGGATTCAAGGCTTTTCTAAGGCTCTCGTTGCCCTAGAAGAGCTTCTCGCTGAGCGCCTCTCCCGGATTGATGGGAGCGACATCGTCAGCCATGCAGCAGAAGACGTGTTTCGTGCCTATGATCTCGATGGAGACGGCTTCATCACTCGGGAAGAATGGATGGGAAGTGATGCCGTGTTTGATGCCCTCGATCTCAACCATGATGGCAAAATTACCCCTGAAGAAATGGGCGCTGGGCTAGGTGCCGCCTTCCGATTGGCCAAGGTGTAG